Proteins from a genomic interval of Rhodothermales bacterium:
- a CDS encoding radical SAM protein gives MDAGQGAENELTTEECLDLVVEMRALGTEMLILTGGEPLLRRDIYQIASRASELGMWVVMGTNGVLVNDHVAKKMVECGVKGVGISIDSVDPCKHNAFRGGPDAWKYSVRALEICRKHGLEVLVQSTVMRDNLEEVPDLMAFARDKGAWSFNLYYLVETGRGREMAEQELSAAQTDASLRELVDAQHEYAPMLVRAKCAPQFKQLAFEMGRGGMESGGCMAGTEYCRITPEGNVTPCPYMDLVAGNVRDQGFTAVWDTSSVLLDLRDTARLKGKCGSCEFSELCGGCRCRAYAASGDHLAQDPACMYQPGSMERPEIPDVAFSDPVIRRIDRIPIAFIREKVRRGLIAYASRHHLSVVTTADMDAAIAGSGRAMPAWGQS, from the coding sequence ATGGATGCCGGTCAGGGGGCCGAGAATGAACTGACCACCGAGGAGTGCCTGGATCTCGTCGTCGAGATGCGTGCGCTCGGCACGGAGATGCTGATCCTGACCGGCGGCGAGCCGCTGCTTCGCCGGGACATCTACCAGATTGCAAGCCGGGCGTCCGAACTTGGCATGTGGGTGGTCATGGGCACGAACGGTGTGCTGGTCAATGACCACGTCGCGAAGAAGATGGTGGAGTGCGGCGTAAAGGGCGTCGGCATCTCCATCGACTCGGTGGACCCCTGCAAGCACAACGCGTTTCGCGGCGGCCCGGACGCCTGGAAGTATTCGGTGCGTGCCCTCGAAATCTGCCGCAAGCACGGCCTGGAGGTGCTGGTGCAGTCCACGGTCATGCGCGACAACCTGGAGGAGGTGCCGGACCTCATGGCGTTTGCCCGGGACAAGGGCGCCTGGTCCTTCAACCTGTACTACCTCGTCGAGACCGGCCGGGGCCGGGAGATGGCCGAGCAGGAGCTCAGTGCAGCCCAAACCGACGCCTCACTGCGCGAACTCGTCGATGCCCAGCATGAGTACGCGCCCATGCTCGTGCGCGCCAAGTGTGCGCCACAGTTCAAGCAGCTCGCCTTTGAGATGGGCCGGGGCGGCATGGAATCCGGCGGCTGCATGGCCGGCACGGAGTACTGCCGCATCACCCCCGAAGGCAACGTAACGCCGTGTCCCTACATGGACCTGGTCGCCGGCAACGTGCGGGACCAGGGATTCACAGCGGTTTGGGATACGTCTTCCGTACTGCTGGACCTGCGCGACACCGCCCGGCTCAAGGGCAAGTGCGGCTCCTGCGAGTTCTCGGAGCTATGCGGCGGCTGCCGCTGCCGGGCCTACGCCGCCTCGGGAGACCACCTGGCCCAGGATCCGGCGTGCATGTATCAGCCCGGCTCCATGGAGCGCCCGGAGATCCCCGATGTGGCGTTCTCCGATCCCGTGATTCGCCGCATCGACCGCATTCCCATCGCCTTTATCCGGGAGAAGGTGCGTCGCGGGCTCATCGCCTACGCTTCGAGGCACCATCTTTCCGTGGTCACCACGGCCGACATGGATGCCGCCATTGCCGGCAGCGGCCGCGCCATGCCGGCCTGGGGCCAGTCCTGA
- a CDS encoding 4Fe-4S binding protein, with protein sequence MFTITDKCTACGKCLPECPIEAIEVGDPIYVINDTCCDFEECVSVCPEDAIVPEEDA encoded by the coding sequence ATGTTTACGATCACCGACAAATGCACCGCCTGCGGCAAATGTCTGCCAGAATGCCCGATCGAAGCGATCGAGGTAGGTGATCCCATCTACGTGATCAACGACACGTGCTGCGACTTTGAGGAGTGCGTTTCTGTGTGCCCGGAGGACGCCATCGTGCCGGAGGAAGACGCATGA